A single Roseinatronobacter monicus DNA region contains:
- a CDS encoding efflux RND transporter permease subunit, with translation MIVRSTKDRLAVQALGIFRYFTRHKTAANLLLVIMIVSGLAAIPQMRAQFFPDVVVDTVSVDIRWPGAGAEDLDRGVAQLVGPALQAVDGVTSVTAQSREGRASFSLEFETGWDMSRANSDVQDALDAVGNLPEDVEAPVTRRSSWADRVTNVVVTGPVAVEQLARFADEFAARLYNAGITRTSIRGVASAEVLVEVQTRNLIEQDLSMADIAQAIRSTVSTDPSGEVSSGMSRVRTGAERRTAEQMAEIALRTRADGTVLRLGDVAVLSEGGIDRDRAFWVDDNPAITLRVDRSERGDAIDIQARVQAMAEVMNRDLPEGVKFELVSTRAEFISGRIMILVKNATLGLGLVVVLLFLFLNARTAFWVSAGIPAAMLAAIAVMYLMGLSFNMISLFALIITLGIVVDDAIVVGEHADYRARELGESPAEAAENAATRMAQPVFAATITTVLAFGALILVGGRFGSLIADIPLTVIAVLIASLVECFLILPNHMYHAIASGLKERWYDWPSRQVNRGFKWVRERAFRPFMAFVIAARYPVVAGLIALLTIQMSHLVRGDLPFRFFNPPEQGSISGNIVMTDGATRADTLEMLRELQRATAALAARTEEETGTNPVLFVMAELGGHAGRALASAENKEGDLLGAISIDLVDADFRSMSSAAFASALQDEVQPLPRLEEFSFRSWGTGPGGDSISVDLSGGDAETLKAASEALRAALVPFPEITGLEDNLPYDKQELLLQLTPQGQALGFTIEGLSRDLRNRLSGIEAATFPDGLRTGRIRVEVPQSERAADFLDSMMMRAESGSHVPLGDIVSVSERQGFSTVRRENGVRVVTVSGDLSEDDPARAREITRLLTERILPDLESDFGIVTRLSGQAEQEREFLTDAAIGIGLCLILIYLTLAWVFSSWLRPLVVMAVIPFGLIGVIYGHLSWNMAMSMFSVVGVMGMAGIIINDSIVLVTTVDQYARDRGLIPSIIDATCDRLRPVLLTTLTTVLGLTPLLFENSTQAAFLKPTVITLVYGLGFGMFIVLLLVPAVLAIGHDMRRQVISLRRSLTQPARGVALVPMIAALVLGVWFAATMGSVMVSGTMPLPHFLTALAEAPMRAAMILFMGGAALGLAVAWILGAMGLWMGARRKVASV, from the coding sequence ATGATCGTGCGCAGCACCAAGGACCGATTGGCCGTGCAGGCACTGGGCATATTCCGGTATTTCACGCGCCACAAAACTGCCGCCAACCTGTTGCTTGTCATCATGATCGTGTCGGGTCTGGCGGCTATTCCCCAGATGCGCGCCCAGTTCTTTCCGGATGTTGTTGTCGACACTGTCTCGGTCGATATTCGCTGGCCGGGGGCAGGGGCGGAAGATCTGGATCGCGGTGTCGCCCAACTGGTTGGGCCCGCGCTGCAAGCCGTGGACGGTGTGACCAGCGTTACCGCCCAATCGCGCGAGGGGCGCGCCAGCTTCAGTCTGGAATTTGAAACCGGTTGGGACATGTCGCGCGCCAATTCTGATGTGCAAGACGCGCTGGATGCGGTCGGAAATCTGCCTGAGGATGTGGAAGCCCCTGTCACCCGTCGTTCAAGCTGGGCGGATCGGGTGACAAATGTGGTTGTGACTGGCCCTGTCGCGGTGGAGCAACTGGCGCGCTTTGCCGATGAATTTGCGGCAAGGCTGTATAATGCAGGTATTACCCGCACCAGCATTCGGGGGGTGGCCAGCGCCGAAGTGCTGGTCGAGGTGCAGACGCGCAACCTGATCGAACAAGATCTGAGCATGGCCGACATTGCGCAGGCCATACGCAGCACTGTCAGCACAGACCCCTCAGGCGAGGTGTCGTCTGGCATGTCGCGTGTCCGCACAGGGGCAGAGCGCCGTACCGCCGAGCAGATGGCGGAAATCGCATTGCGCACCCGCGCCGATGGCACAGTGCTTCGGCTGGGCGATGTCGCGGTCCTGAGCGAGGGCGGCATCGACCGTGACCGCGCTTTCTGGGTCGATGACAACCCTGCAATCACCCTGCGCGTGGACCGATCAGAGCGTGGCGATGCTATTGATATTCAGGCGCGCGTGCAGGCAATGGCAGAAGTGATGAACCGCGATCTGCCCGAGGGCGTCAAGTTCGAGCTGGTCTCGACGCGGGCGGAATTCATCTCTGGCCGGATCATGATACTGGTCAAGAACGCGACGTTGGGCTTGGGCCTTGTGGTGGTCTTGTTGTTCTTGTTCCTGAATGCGCGCACGGCGTTTTGGGTGTCGGCAGGTATCCCGGCGGCGATGCTGGCCGCGATTGCGGTGATGTATCTGATGGGGCTAAGCTTCAACATGATCTCGCTGTTTGCGCTGATCATCACGCTGGGGATCGTGGTCGATGATGCGATTGTGGTGGGCGAACACGCCGACTACCGGGCGCGGGAACTGGGCGAGTCGCCCGCAGAAGCGGCCGAGAATGCGGCCACCCGTATGGCGCAGCCAGTCTTTGCGGCCACGATCACGACAGTTCTCGCCTTTGGCGCGCTTATTCTTGTGGGGGGGCGCTTTGGCAGTCTGATTGCCGATATTCCGCTGACCGTGATTGCGGTCTTGATTGCGTCACTGGTCGAGTGTTTTCTGATCCTGCCCAACCACATGTATCACGCGATTGCCAGCGGTCTGAAAGAGCGGTGGTATGACTGGCCCTCGCGGCAGGTCAATCGCGGTTTCAAATGGGTGCGTGAACGCGCGTTCCGGCCCTTTATGGCGTTTGTCATCGCGGCGCGCTATCCGGTTGTGGCGGGCCTGATCGCGCTGCTGACAATTCAGATGTCGCATCTGGTGCGGGGTGATTTGCCGTTCAGGTTCTTCAACCCGCCGGAGCAAGGCTCGATCTCCGGCAACATTGTTATGACGGACGGTGCGACCCGCGCCGATACGCTGGAAATGTTGCGCGAATTGCAGCGCGCAACTGCCGCACTCGCCGCCCGCACCGAGGAAGAGACCGGCACCAACCCCGTGCTGTTCGTCATGGCCGAGCTTGGTGGCCATGCGGGACGGGCGCTTGCCTCTGCTGAGAACAAAGAGGGTGACCTTCTTGGGGCCATCTCCATCGACCTTGTGGATGCGGATTTTCGCAGCATGTCTTCCGCAGCTTTTGCATCAGCCTTGCAAGATGAAGTCCAGCCCTTGCCCCGGCTTGAAGAATTCAGTTTCCGCTCATGGGGCACCGGGCCGGGAGGGGATTCAATCTCGGTCGATCTGAGCGGGGGGGATGCCGAGACGCTGAAAGCGGCCTCTGAGGCATTGCGCGCGGCACTTGTGCCCTTTCCCGAAATCACAGGGCTGGAAGACAATCTGCCCTATGACAAGCAAGAATTGCTGTTGCAACTGACCCCGCAAGGGCAGGCGCTGGGCTTCACCATTGAGGGGCTTTCGCGCGATCTGCGCAACCGGCTGTCGGGCATAGAGGCAGCGACCTTCCCCGATGGGTTGCGTACAGGTCGCATTCGCGTGGAAGTCCCACAATCCGAACGCGCGGCTGATTTTCTGGACAGCATGATGATGCGTGCCGAATCCGGCAGCCATGTGCCGCTGGGCGACATTGTTTCGGTGTCCGAGCGGCAGGGCTTTTCAACGGTGCGGCGCGAGAATGGTGTGCGTGTGGTCACTGTCTCGGGCGATCTGTCCGAGGATGATCCCGCCCGTGCGCGCGAGATCACGCGCCTGCTGACCGAGCGTATTCTCCCCGATCTGGAGTCCGATTTCGGCATCGTGACGCGGCTGTCGGGGCAAGCCGAGCAGGAACGCGAATTCCTGACCGATGCGGCTATCGGCATCGGGTTATGCCTGATCCTGATCTATCTGACGCTGGCTTGGGTGTTTTCCAGTTGGCTGCGTCCCTTGGTCGTGATGGCGGTTATTCCTTTTGGGCTGATCGGGGTGATTTACGGGCATCTGAGCTGGAACATGGCCATGTCCATGTTCTCGGTTGTCGGGGTCATGGGGATGGCAGGGATTATCATAAACGATTCCATTGTGTTGGTGACCACGGTCGATCAATACGCCCGCGACCGGGGGCTGATCCCGTCGATCATTGATGCAACCTGCGACCGCTTGCGCCCTGTGCTGCTGACGACACTGACCACTGTGCTGGGCCTGACGCCTTTGCTGTTCGAGAACTCGACTCAGGCGGCGTTCCTGAAGCCAACAGTCATTACGCTGGTATACGGGCTGGGGTTTGGCATGTTCATCGTGTTGCTGTTGGTGCCTGCGGTACTGGCCATTGGGCACGACATGCGCCGTCAGGTCATATCGCTGCGCCGGTCACTGACGCAGCCTGCGCGTGGCGTGGCGCTGGTGCCGATGATTGCAGCGCTGGTTTTGGGGGTCTGGTTTGCGGCAACGATGGGCAGTGTGATGGTGTCGGGCACGATGCCTTTGCCCCACTTCCTGACCGCACTGGCAGAGGCGCCGATGCGCGCGGCCATGATCCTGTTTATGGGCGGTGCGGCGCTGGGCTTGGCGGTGGCGTGGATATTGGGCGCTATGGGGCTGTGGATGGGGGCGCGCCGCAAGGTCGCGTCAGTCTGA
- a CDS encoding efflux RND transporter periplasmic adaptor subunit codes for MRFLTRSLLGLFLATMSIAALGYAGYTLVTAIQSRADVPGGPGQGARERVFTVRALPVTASEVTPTLSAFGEVRTRRSLELRAPVGGRVLEVAQGFEDGAEVREGQLLFRIDPADAEAALALERSDLARAESELRDATRALDLAGEDVAAAQAQFDLRVRALDRRQELAERGVSTEAALEEAELALSSARQATVGRRQAEAQAIARRDQAESALERQRISLAEAERRLSDTRVYANFGGTLADVSIVQGGLVSSNEQLGRIIDPDSLEVAVRVSTAQYLRLIDDDGRLQSSEAEVALEVAGFEITSPARLVRASATVEQGQSGRQLFVELVAPRGFRPGDFVTVRLQEPALQDVALLPATAVNAAGNVLVINDDNRLSARPVTIVRRQGDSVLVEAGALAGLEIVREIGPSLGTGILVRPQRETATGEVVLDAPEMVTLDPERRARLIAQVEGNTGMPETVRARMIAQLSEDTVPASMLERLETDNAGRPQRGG; via the coding sequence ATGCGATTTCTGACCCGCAGCCTGCTTGGGCTTTTTCTTGCGACCATGTCCATCGCTGCGCTGGGCTATGCGGGCTATACGCTTGTCACCGCGATCCAAAGTCGCGCAGACGTTCCCGGTGGGCCGGGGCAGGGCGCGCGCGAGCGCGTGTTCACGGTCCGGGCATTGCCTGTCACAGCAAGCGAGGTGACGCCAACCCTCTCGGCCTTTGGCGAAGTGCGCACGCGCCGCTCATTGGAATTGCGCGCGCCTGTTGGCGGGCGTGTGCTGGAAGTGGCGCAGGGCTTTGAAGACGGGGCAGAGGTGCGCGAGGGGCAGTTGCTGTTCCGCATAGACCCCGCCGACGCCGAGGCTGCCCTGGCGTTGGAGCGCTCAGACCTTGCCCGCGCCGAGTCAGAGTTGCGTGACGCAACCCGCGCGCTGGACCTTGCTGGCGAAGATGTGGCCGCCGCGCAGGCGCAGTTTGACCTGCGTGTCCGCGCGCTGGACCGCCGTCAGGAATTGGCAGAACGCGGCGTCTCGACTGAAGCCGCGCTGGAGGAGGCAGAGCTTGCGCTGTCATCCGCACGACAGGCAACTGTCGGACGCAGGCAGGCCGAAGCACAAGCCATCGCCCGCCGCGATCAGGCCGAAAGCGCGCTGGAGCGTCAGCGCATCTCATTGGCCGAGGCCGAGCGCCGCCTGTCCGATACGCGGGTCTATGCAAATTTTGGCGGAACACTGGCCGATGTCAGCATCGTGCAAGGCGGGCTGGTAAGTTCGAATGAACAGCTTGGCCGCATCATCGACCCCGACTCGCTTGAGGTCGCAGTTCGCGTCTCGACGGCGCAATATTTGCGCCTGATTGATGATGACGGGCGCCTGCAAAGCAGCGAGGCCGAGGTCGCGCTGGAAGTCGCCGGGTTCGAGATTACCTCGCCCGCGCGGTTGGTCCGGGCCTCTGCCACTGTGGAGCAGGGGCAAAGCGGGCGGCAATTGTTTGTCGAACTGGTCGCGCCGCGCGGCTTTCGCCCCGGCGATTTCGTGACGGTACGCCTACAGGAACCTGCATTACAAGATGTGGCGCTTTTGCCTGCAACGGCAGTGAATGCCGCGGGCAATGTGCTGGTCATCAATGATGACAATCGCCTAAGCGCGCGGCCTGTCACAATCGTGCGGCGTCAGGGCGACAGCGTTCTGGTTGAAGCGGGCGCGCTTGCCGGACTGGAGATTGTTCGCGAGATCGGCCCAAGCCTTGGGACGGGCATTCTGGTGCGCCCGCAGCGCGAAACTGCCACGGGTGAAGTGGTGCTTGACGCGCCGGAAATGGTGACGCTCGACCCGGAACGCCGTGCCCGCCTGATTGCGCAGGTCGAAGGCAACACAGGTATGCCCGAAACGGTGCGTGCGCGCATGATTGCGCAACTGTCGGAAGATACGGTGCCAGCCAGTATGTTGGAACGGCTGGAAACTGACAATGCCGGTCGCCCGCAACGTGGGGGATAA
- the moaB gene encoding molybdenum cofactor biosynthesis protein B — protein MSRIDETKPFMPVRFAVLTVSDTRDPGTDKSGDTLVARIEGAGHVLAARDIVRDERAQIAAQLRAWCADPEIDAILTTGGTGLTGRDVTVEAHRDVYEKEIEAFGTVFTIVSMQKIGTSAVQSRACAGVAQGTYLFALPGSPGACKDAWDEILSFQFDFRHRPCNFVEIFPRLDEHLRRK, from the coding sequence ATGAGCCGAATTGACGAAACCAAACCCTTTATGCCGGTGCGCTTCGCAGTGCTTACCGTGTCTGACACCCGCGATCCCGGCACCGACAAATCCGGTGACACTCTTGTCGCGCGGATCGAGGGGGCGGGCCATGTTCTGGCCGCGCGCGACATTGTGCGCGATGAACGCGCACAGATTGCAGCACAGTTGCGCGCATGGTGTGCAGACCCAGAAATTGACGCGATCCTGACCACCGGCGGCACCGGCTTGACCGGCCGCGACGTCACGGTCGAGGCGCACCGCGATGTGTACGAGAAAGAAATCGAGGCGTTTGGCACTGTGTTTACCATCGTCTCGATGCAGAAGATCGGCACATCGGCCGTGCAGTCGCGGGCCTGTGCGGGCGTGGCGCAGGGGACATATCTGTTTGCGCTGCCCGGCTCGCCCGGCGCATGCAAGGATGCGTGGGATGAAATTCTGTCATTTCAATTCGACTTTCGCCACCGGCCTTGCAATTTTGTAGAAATATTTCCCCGTCTCGATGAACATCTGCGACGGAAGTAA
- a CDS encoding uracil-DNA glycosylase: MNAPATWETDWHVARACLDWQVEMGVVEGICDAPVNRYALDPAPVVAPKAEAPKSAKLPPASPPVQKADPVGEAQAMAEAAPDLEALQAALADFPHSELKRGARNLVFCDGQPEARVMIVGEAPGREEDRQGKPFIGEAGQLLDRMLAAINMRRDHPDPASSVYITNILPWRPPQNRDPSPDERAMFRPFVMRHIELINPDILILMGRISAITLLHSNEAITRIRGQWREVAGRPALPMLHPAYLLRNLAAKREAWADLLDLQARLRTLP; the protein is encoded by the coding sequence ATGAACGCACCGGCAACTTGGGAGACAGATTGGCACGTTGCACGTGCCTGCCTCGACTGGCAGGTCGAGATGGGTGTGGTTGAAGGCATTTGCGACGCGCCTGTCAACCGCTACGCCCTGGACCCCGCCCCTGTCGTGGCCCCGAAGGCCGAAGCGCCCAAATCTGCGAAACTCCCGCCTGCATCCCCGCCCGTCCAGAAGGCGGACCCGGTTGGCGAAGCGCAGGCCATGGCCGAGGCCGCGCCTGATCTGGAAGCGCTGCAAGCAGCCCTTGCCGATTTCCCGCATAGCGAGTTGAAGCGCGGCGCGCGCAATCTGGTGTTCTGCGATGGCCAGCCCGAGGCCCGTGTCATGATCGTGGGAGAGGCACCGGGCCGCGAGGAAGACAGGCAAGGCAAGCCATTCATCGGTGAGGCAGGGCAGTTGCTGGACCGAATGCTGGCCGCAATCAACATGCGCCGCGATCACCCCGACCCAGCGTCGTCAGTCTATATCACCAATATTCTGCCATGGCGCCCGCCGCAAAACCGCGACCCCAGCCCGGATGAACGCGCCATGTTCCGCCCCTTTGTTATGCGGCATATCGAATTGATTAACCCCGACATCCTGATCCTGATGGGGCGCATTTCGGCCATAACGCTGCTGCACAGCAACGAGGCAATTACCCGCATTCGTGGCCAGTGGCGCGAGGTTGCGGGGCGGCCCGCCCTGCCCATGCTGCACCCCGCCTATCTGCTGCGCAACCTCGCCGCCAAGCGCGAAGCATGGGCCGACCTGCTGGACCTGCAAGCCCGCTTAAGGACATTGCCATGA
- a CDS encoding aspartate carbamoyltransferase catalytic subunit encodes MTFKQNHLLGIEPLHPTEITSILDLADEYVALNRSSEKHGTALSGMTQINMFFEASTRTQASFELAGKRLGADVMNMSMAQSSLKKGETLIDTALTLNAMHPDLLVVRHGSSGAVNLLAEKVNCAVLNAGDGKHEHPTQALLDALTIRRKKGRLHRLSIAICGDIAHSRVARSNLILLGKMENRVRLVGPPTLMPKGVEEFGVEVFDDMRAGLEGADVVMMLRLQRERMDGGFVPSEREYFHRYGLDAEKLAYAKEDAIVMHPGPMNRGIEIDGAIADDINRSVIQEQVEMGVAVRMAAMDLLARNLRRARERERLREAANG; translated from the coding sequence ATGACTTTCAAACAGAATCACCTTCTGGGGATCGAACCGCTGCACCCCACCGAGATTACGTCGATTCTTGATCTGGCTGACGAATATGTCGCGCTGAACCGATCAAGCGAGAAACACGGCACCGCCCTGTCCGGCATGACGCAAATCAACATGTTTTTCGAGGCGTCCACCCGCACGCAGGCCAGTTTTGAGTTGGCGGGAAAACGCTTGGGCGCGGATGTCATGAACATGTCCATGGCGCAATCCAGCCTGAAAAAGGGCGAGACACTGATCGACACCGCGCTGACGCTGAACGCCATGCACCCCGATTTGCTGGTGGTGCGTCATGGCAGTTCGGGGGCGGTGAACCTGCTGGCCGAAAAGGTAAATTGCGCCGTGCTCAACGCGGGCGACGGCAAACACGAACACCCCACACAAGCGCTGCTGGATGCGCTGACGATACGGCGCAAGAAAGGCCGGTTGCACCGGCTCAGCATCGCGATTTGCGGCGATATCGCCCATAGCCGCGTCGCCCGCTCAAACCTGATCCTGCTGGGCAAAATGGAAAACCGCGTGCGCCTTGTCGGCCCGCCCACACTTATGCCCAAGGGCGTTGAGGAGTTCGGCGTTGAAGTGTTCGACGACATGCGCGCGGGGCTGGAAGGGGCGGATGTGGTGATGATGCTGCGGCTACAGCGGGAACGCATGGATGGCGGCTTTGTGCCGTCAGAGCGCGAATATTTCCACCGCTATGGGCTGGATGCCGAGAAACTGGCCTATGCCAAGGAAGATGCGATTGTCATGCATCCCGGCCCGATGAACCGCGGGATCGAGATTGACGGCGCGATTGCAGATGACATCAACCGCTCGGTCATTCAGGAACAGGTTGAAATGGGGGTCGCCGTGCGCATGGCGGCGATGGACCTGCTGGCGCGCAACCTGCGCCGCGCACGCGAGCGCGAAAGACTGAGAGAGGCCGCAAATGGGTGA
- the pyrC gene encoding dihydroorotase — MAEYVPTPEEANRVIWFHNARLIDPERGEERIGTLLVQGGTITEIDAPCPDGAVHVDCDGKCLAPGIVDMGVQVGEPGAQHKESLRTAGLAAAKGGVTTIIMRPDTTPAIDTPEVLEYVTRRAEARTPVNIRAMATLTRARDGREMSEIAFLLDTGAVAFTDGDRVLTDTKVLARCMTYAKGLGALIIGHPQDAGLSTGACATSGKFASLRGLPAVSAMAERMGFDRDMGLVEMTGVRYHADQITSARTLPALERAKRNGLPVTAGISIHHLTLNELDVGDYRTFFKFTPPLRSETDRNAMVRAVAEGLIDVICSMHTPQDEESKRLPFEEAASGAVGLETLLPAAMRLYHSEGLSLSQIWRALSYNPAQLLGLDGGRLSVGAPADLVLFDPDAPFVLDRFALRSKSKNTPFDGARMEGRVLATYVAGTCVYDNKG; from the coding sequence ATGGCCGAATATGTCCCAACCCCTGAGGAGGCAAACCGCGTGATCTGGTTTCACAACGCCCGCCTGATCGACCCCGAGCGCGGCGAAGAGCGTATTGGCACTCTGCTGGTGCAGGGCGGCACAATCACCGAAATCGACGCGCCCTGCCCTGATGGCGCTGTGCATGTGGACTGCGATGGCAAATGCCTTGCCCCCGGCATTGTGGATATGGGCGTGCAGGTCGGCGAGCCGGGCGCGCAACATAAGGAATCCTTGCGCACAGCCGGTCTGGCAGCGGCCAAGGGCGGGGTTACAACCATCATCATGCGCCCGGACACCACGCCTGCCATCGACACGCCCGAAGTGCTGGAATATGTCACCCGCCGCGCCGAGGCGCGCACCCCCGTAAATATCCGTGCAATGGCCACCCTGACCCGCGCGCGCGACGGGCGCGAGATGTCCGAGATTGCCTTTCTGCTCGACACTGGCGCAGTGGCGTTCACCGATGGGGACAGGGTTCTGACCGACACCAAGGTTCTGGCCCGCTGCATGACCTATGCCAAAGGTTTAGGCGCGCTGATTATAGGGCACCCACAAGATGCAGGCCTGTCCACCGGCGCCTGCGCCACCAGCGGCAAATTCGCATCCCTGCGTGGCCTGCCCGCTGTGTCTGCCATGGCCGAGCGGATGGGCTTTGACCGCGATATGGGGCTGGTCGAGATGACGGGCGTGCGCTACCACGCCGACCAGATCACCAGCGCACGCACCCTGCCCGCCTTGGAGCGCGCCAAGCGCAACGGGTTGCCGGTAACAGCGGGCATTTCCATCCATCACCTGACATTGAACGAGTTGGATGTCGGCGATTACCGCACCTTTTTCAAATTCACCCCGCCACTGCGCAGCGAAACCGACCGCAATGCGATGGTGCGCGCCGTGGCCGAGGGACTGATTGACGTGATCTGCTCGATGCACACGCCGCAGGATGAGGAGTCCAAGCGCCTGCCATTCGAGGAAGCAGCATCGGGGGCTGTCGGGCTGGAAACCCTGCTTCCGGCGGCGATGCGGCTGTATCATTCCGAAGGCCTGAGCCTGTCGCAAATCTGGCGCGCACTGTCCTATAACCCTGCACAGCTTCTGGGACTGGACGGGGGGCGGCTGTCGGTTGGTGCGCCTGCCGATCTGGTGCTGTTCGACCCCGACGCCCCTTTCGTGCTGGACCGTTTCGCACTGCGGTCAAAATCCAAGAACACACCCTTTGACGGGGCACGCATGGAAGGGCGGGTTCTTGCCACTTATGTCGCAGGCACCTGCGTCTATGACAACAAGGGGTAA
- the plsY gene encoding glycerol-3-phosphate 1-O-acyltransferase PlsY, with amino-acid sequence MPELLTPFWLLGLVGLAAYMLGSVPFGVVVARVMGLGDLRAIGSGNIGATNVMRTGNKLAGALTLALDAGKGAVAALIAWVAIGEDAAQAAALAAFLGHLYPVYLGFKGGKGVATFIGTAFALAWPVALAICAIWAVVFKLSRYSSLSALIASALSPALALAFGHGSMAALFAALTLMIFYKHSGNIRRFLAGTEPKFERKRP; translated from the coding sequence ATGCCTGAATTGCTGACACCATTCTGGCTTTTGGGTCTGGTCGGGCTGGCGGCCTATATGCTTGGATCGGTCCCTTTCGGGGTGGTGGTCGCACGGGTGATGGGCCTTGGCGATCTGCGCGCCATCGGGTCTGGCAATATCGGCGCAACCAATGTCATGCGAACCGGCAACAAGCTGGCGGGGGCGCTGACATTGGCCCTCGACGCGGGCAAGGGCGCGGTTGCGGCCCTGATCGCTTGGGTGGCTATTGGTGAAGACGCCGCGCAAGCGGCAGCTTTGGCCGCGTTTCTGGGCCATCTTTACCCGGTCTATCTGGGCTTCAAGGGGGGCAAGGGGGTTGCAACCTTTATCGGCACTGCATTTGCGCTGGCATGGCCTGTGGCGCTGGCCATCTGCGCCATCTGGGCGGTGGTGTTCAAACTGTCGCGCTATTCCTCGCTGTCGGCGCTGATCGCAAGCGCCCTCAGCCCCGCACTGGCGTTGGCCTTTGGTCATGGCAGCATGGCCGCGCTGTTTGCGGCGCTGACCTTGATGATATTTTACAAACACAGCGGCAATATCCGCCGCTTTCTGGCCGGAACCGAACCAAAATTCGAGCGTAAGCGCCCATAG
- a CDS encoding NUDIX hydrolase, with protein sequence MPHNPPSPPVRPIVAVLAVVIHDGKLLLVQRANPPDAGLWGFPGGKVEFGETLLAAAERELFEETGITAVAERIFTAVDAYDRSDEGQLRQHFVLVAVRCQWRAGAPVAADDALDAKWIALQDLETSRDLSQDVAMVARQAAQTA encoded by the coding sequence ATGCCGCATAATCCCCCATCCCCGCCTGTGCGCCCCATCGTGGCCGTTCTTGCTGTCGTCATTCACGACGGCAAACTGCTTTTGGTACAGCGTGCCAACCCGCCCGATGCCGGGCTTTGGGGGTTTCCGGGCGGCAAGGTCGAATTTGGCGAGACCCTGTTGGCCGCCGCCGAACGGGAATTATTCGAGGAAACGGGCATAACCGCTGTCGCAGAGCGGATCTTCACGGCAGTTGATGCGTATGACCGATCTGATGAGGGTCAGCTTCGGCAACATTTTGTGCTTGTTGCAGTCCGGTGCCAATGGCGCGCAGGCGCTCCAGTCGCCGCAGATGACGCGCTGGATGCGAAGTGGATCGCGTTGCAGGACTTGGAAACGTCCCGCGACTTGAGCCAAGATGTCGCAATGGTTGCACGGCAAGCCGCACAGACTGCATGA
- a CDS encoding helix-turn-helix transcriptional regulator, translating into MITAPESAILLSLQQVGVSAGGWPEVLRLLASYVQADQVQLFTPSRGWDQTGPLAVPMPAILTGLRLRRVYTGEELMDRAPALGGVAEAADHRAIGLRLSDGVGWLMALRQRGMFRAVDSAILTALVPHLEQAWQIAAHIADLSDQAARSDAVARRIGVGYVEFDARGLPVARDGVARDLLARMHQVPVLPRKMGQTALLSIPPDLDMLCQRRPDGRVEGVLRASAHALPTAEALAEALHLTVSEARLVRALAQGASLSDAAQALGLTLETARYYSKQVYAKTGLRGQPDLMRRIWTSALAFGRA; encoded by the coding sequence ATGATAACAGCGCCAGAGTCTGCGATATTGCTGTCACTTCAGCAGGTCGGTGTATCGGCCGGAGGCTGGCCAGAGGTGTTGCGCCTATTGGCCAGTTATGTGCAGGCCGATCAGGTTCAGCTTTTCACCCCGTCGCGGGGGTGGGATCAAACCGGACCGCTGGCTGTGCCAATGCCCGCAATCCTGACAGGGTTGCGGTTGCGCCGCGTCTATACGGGCGAAGAGCTGATGGATCGCGCCCCGGCACTCGGGGGTGTCGCAGAGGCGGCAGATCACCGCGCCATTGGATTGCGTTTGTCTGACGGGGTCGGCTGGCTGATGGCCCTGCGCCAGCGCGGAATGTTTCGCGCGGTGGACAGTGCCATTCTAACAGCGCTGGTCCCGCATCTGGAACAGGCGTGGCAGATCGCGGCGCACATTGCGGATTTGTCCGACCAAGCGGCGCGCTCGGATGCTGTGGCGCGGCGGATTGGCGTAGGATATGTTGAGTTCGACGCGCGCGGCCTGCCTGTCGCGCGCGACGGCGTGGCGCGGGATTTACTGGCGCGGATGCATCAGGTTCCGGTCTTGCCACGCAAAATGGGGCAGACGGCGCTATTGTCCATTCCCCCCGATCTGGACATGCTGTGCCAACGCAGGCCGGATGGTCGCGTTGAGGGGGTTTTGCGCGCCAGCGCGCACGCCTTGCCCACAGCAGAGGCACTGGCCGAAGCACTGCACCTGACCGTATCAGAAGCGCGGCTGGTGCGCGCGCTGGCCCAAGGTGCCAGCCTGTCTGACGCCGCGCAAGCGCTGGGGCTGACACTGGAAACCGCGCGCTATTATTCCAAACAGGTCTATGCGAAGACGGGTTTGCGTGGCCAACCCGACCTGATGCGCCGCATTTGGACAAGCGCACTTGCCTTTGGCCGCGCATGA